From the genome of Bos javanicus breed banteng chromosome 23, ARS-OSU_banteng_1.0, whole genome shotgun sequence:
ATCCTTAGGGGAAATGAGTAGTATACTTTGCTAATGTACAAGGGGACATAATCTAGATTTTAGGTTTGAATAGTCTGCCTTTAATATGCGGGCATTCCAGTAAATATTtccagactttcttttttaaacatctttttaaaaaaggatttctggctgcactgagtcttgtCGCTGCGCGCGGGACTCTCACTGCCCTGGAGCATGAGATCTGGGGCATGTAAGCCCAGTAGTCGGGGTGTGTGGGGCTTAAtcgttctgtggcatgtggagtcttcctggaccagggagcaaactcatgtctcctgcattggcagatggattctcaaccactagaccaccaggcaagtcccatccTAGCCTTTCAAAATTAGGTTCTGAGGCGGCTGTCTCTGTCGTTAGTAACTGGAACTCATCAGTTTCACCTTTTTCGTCTGTTTTATCTGTAAACTGAAAGGGCAATTGAGTGGGCAAGTCAAACTTGATTTTCTCTTCCATAAAACGGGGATCATAAGAGTAACTACTTTATTGAGTTGTtacaaagattaaataagataggaTCTGTAAAAAAGATAGTATCTATAAATGCTTGGTAGAACGCATGGGGGTTATTATAATGAGCATGCTACATGTTTTCTCATCGAAATTAAACTTTGCAACCATTGTAAGGTAGTATGCTTAGCTTGGAGATATTCTGAAGGCCGTTCCTGCTGGTTTTTAAACTGTACAGCACACGAGCATCCGGAGTACTGTTTGTTCTGCCGCCTGTAATAACTGTCAACTGAGCAAAACGCCCAATCTACAagtgagagttatgttttatttgctgAACAAAACTGAGGACTTGGGCTCAggacacagcatctcagataacTCCGAGAGGCTGCTTCGAAGAGGTGAGGGGGGAGGGCCAGGATGTATAGgcgtttttgcaacaaagactaGGTATTCAGAACATCAAAACATTACTGTAAAAGAAAAACCAGGTATTTAGAGTTAACGAATTTAGCGTTTTTCTAGgtataggaagatgcaagaggCTGGGTTCACTGAAATCCTTTGCTATCTGGAGCCAATATCCTGTGCTTCTCATCCTGCGTCTTCTCAGGGTGCACAGTCGGGGTGGCTGTCATGTGATGGCTTAATGGCTGTGACATTCTTTGTTCACTGATATGGCAGGCAGGATTTCTCATTTACACACCTGATACTTACTGAATGTCTTATTATCTGCCTGGTAGTGTGGTACTCTGTGAGGGGCTTTGTAAGTTATCTGATTTAATGCTCCAACCTTCCTAAGTAGATTTCCTACGTTTTACTGAGTAAATTGAGGCTCTGACAGGGTTAAACATCTTGCCTAACTTTATACCAGTTAGTGGGTTATCAACTCTTATCTGCCTCAGGCCTTTTAGGCTCCAGAGTCCATATTTTCTTTACTTGGCTATTCATAAATGTTGTAGTAAAGCTCATTTAATAATACAGTTTAAGGAAGGAGGAATGCTAGCTGACCAACAGAAATGTGAAGAAAACAGACCACATTAAAACCACTGCTTCACGTGTTTACTGCGGCATATCTAAGTGGCCAAAGGACATATGAAGTAATTCTCCTTGAAATCAAAACTACCAGGTGCTGAACAAGTTTGAGTCTACCAATAGTTTAAGACAGACCTTAACACCATCTTATATCCTATAAAAAGAAACTATACTTCAGAGAAAGCAACAATGAATTCAGGCCTTCACTTCAATAAAAGACCACCTTAGTTCATACCTGCCTTCTGGTCCGTCCTGAGAGCAGGTCTACGCTTCTCACTGCCTCTCATCACCACCACGAACAGACAGTGAGACTTGGGCATTAATTCTAATTTTCAGAATGCGCATTTTACTCAGGAGACCCAattcaaaagaacaaacaaaactttcTCAGTCTGAGAATAAAGAAGTTACCTAGTTTATATCAAGTAGGCTTCAAATATGCCAATTACTTATGTCAAGGAAACACCACTCATTTTAGTTGTGTGTGTAgtttatttatcttaaaatgaGACTTTAATATGTAATGTGAAGAGCTAAGTCATCTGGTTTACAGGCTACTTTAGTCTGAAAACAGTTGGAAATGGAAGTATACCTTTAAAGGAAAGCCACCAGATGCGAGAGTGCACAAGGCACCCTACtataatcacgtgactgacaccGTCTGTAATAAAAGCACCAAAAGGGTTAGATGTGggtctgtatttatttttaaagaatctttttatAGTGAAAATGAGCCACAATGGCTGCTTTGTTATGTATATTTACTATGATATTGGTTCTGTTTTATTGATCAGTTCTCAATCCTGAGGCTTATACCTGGGGTAAGCACGCTTTATTCATTTGTGAATGAGAGTCCACAACTGAGGTGAAAACAGAATGAGGTCCTGGTGGACAAGGCTGTAATTCTTTCTAAGTTAATGACGGTAATGTAAGCCTGATACCTAAGCAGTGTGCATTCAGAACACGCATACCTGATAGCAGGTCAGGAAAAGAGAACAGGGATTCCAGTTTAAGGGGGGAAAACTGAGAAGTCATAACTACCCCAAAGATGAGAAGGAAACCACAAGACAAGCACCCGATTCTTCTGTAAAAAGGAAACGAGCCAGTCCCTTGGGGCTGACACACCAGCAGTCTCGGCCCACTGTCATCCTGCCTCTGTCAGAGCTCTTTACCACTATCTAATTTCATGGAAAAGTAGACATCTCCAAACAAAAAGAGTGCTAGTCAGCAAAAGAAAGAGGTCTTATCAGCACGGAACTTAATAAGGAAAAGTTTTCATTTGTGCCTTGCACAATTTTTGAAAGCCATTATTGCTATTCAATTTTTGGTATTTACTACAGTACTGGGTGCAGAGCTAACAAAAGAAAAGCTTACTGAATAAACAAATTACGGGATGAATGAACCAATAATCAGTGATTTCTCAAGAGCTCAAATTCCATTACAGTGACCCTTCTAGGCAGCACCAGAGGGGTTCAGCATAAGCCACAAACATGCTTGATCTGTTGCAAAGTACATCCATTTTTAAGAAAGTAATGCTCACATGAGGCAAAACTTGGAGGTCATCATCCCAAACTATCATATGCCAGCCTACACTAAGGTAAGTATCAAAAACTCGAACTGCTCAATGTTTAATTAACCAAAGGTTCCTTTTAGgtccctcaaaagaaaaaaatgtgtgtgaggAGTATGTGGAATACTCATTTTTAGatgaatgaaaaaacagaaatcacaATCAGTATAAACTAATAACTAAACAATAGTGGAATAACAAAATGTCAATTTGACTGTTTTGGCACAGAGTGGTCCAAATGGTTTGCTCATATTTGTTAAAATCAGAACTGAAATACATGAGGCTTACAAAAGAACAGATAAAGTGGTTCTTGCACAACAGTCCAGTGGATCGTAAAGTTCTGACCCCCGAGTTCCACTGATCAGGCCGTGCAGCCTCAGGAGCGCAGTCGGGTAGACCTGAAGTAGTCCTCACGGGAGGGTCCCTCCGCTTGACACGTTCACTCCACACCCCGGCACAAGTGGTCACTGTGGGACTTTATGACTTGCTGTCTCCTTTTTCCTCTGGTATTGTTTCCCAGACTGGCTTCTTGATGTGTTCTGGCAACTGTTCTAATCTTGtctagagagaaaaacaaaattatagtatAATGGACTTAACTGAACTCTTCAGCCACAAACTGAAAGTATTCATTCTCTTCCCTCAAGGCCTCTGACCTTTTTCTTTTACCCCCTCAACTTGTTGCAGGACTTTGAAACAAAGAGAAGGAAACTCAATGGCAGATAAACTCTCACATACATAATCTGCTGCTCCTCAGTGATCTCCAGCGACCACCAATCAATGTGGAACCTGTGTTGAGACAACTGCTGAGAGGAAGGGAGGCGTCACAAGTTGCTCTGGGAGGATGTGGGCTGCAGTCTGCTGAGCTGCCCCCACTGCTCTGGGGGCGCGGGGGGCAGGCAGAGAGCCCAACCACTGGGACAAGTctccctccaggtcctcccctcCACCGGGGCGGCTGCAATCAGGCGGCAACGTATCCACACAACAATACAGATCTCCCCGCAACTGAGACAGAGATTCAAGCCATACCTTTGTAACTTCCATGGCAACTCCCTCAGGTAAGTTTCGCTGAATATATTCCAAGTAGACATCTGCTGTACTTCCAGTGAGATGTTCTAACTAAAATTTCAAACATGCTATGCTGTTAAAGTAGAAATTTTAAgattgtgggggggggggggcaaaatCAGCAGTCATTTCTTCATCAGTGAAATCTTCAGAATcccaatttataggaaaaaagtGTAGATCCTCTGGTTGAACTGGGGCAACATTACTTCCAAACGCCTTAATGTCAGGGCTCCATGAAACCCAGATGGCAAACATGGTATCGAAACAGCACAAGAATGTCACAAAACAActcaaaagcaaacagaaaactaAATTGTAAGACAGTGTAAGATTTTCTGTATGCTCTATGGTGAGGTGAATAAAattgtggatttttctttttcatttaagggTAGGGCAGTGTCTTAATACAATGCCTAGTACAGAGCTTCTCATATAAAAGATGCACAAACACTTGTTTTAATAACATTTACCAATCATTTATCGTGTGACAAAATAGTCTAAGTGCTTTAGATaaacatctcatttaatcctcacattaaCCTTGAGAGATGAGTCCCATTATTATTTCCAATTTAGAGATGAAGGACTTGAGTAAGGCACAGGCCGCACAGCCAGCAAATGCTAGTGCTTGGACCTGGCTGGCGGACTCCAGATCCCATGCTCTTCTCAACCACAGGGCTGTGCTGCCCTGGGTGGCTGCACAAATGAATGATCATCAATGAATGAAAAACCTTAATGTTGGCTATCATGGATGTGGAGAATTCAATGAGGATGAGAAAAGAATTATTAGAGCTGTGTGAAAACTTGGCTAGAGTTTCTGAAATATAAGCAAAATTATTCCAACGCTAGCTTAGTGTATAAAAATCAGTCAACACAGGGACTTCAGTCAACATAGGGACTTcactggctgtccagtggttaagaatctgccttccaacacaggggatgtgggttcgatccttggcacTAAGGTCCCATATGCGACAGGGCAACTAAGACCGCtgtaactagagagaagcccgtgcaccacaatgaaagatcctgcatgctgcaactaagacctgtcaCAGCcagataattaaaacaaaaaacaaagaaactgcctgtagtttcttattaaaaatactaGTCAACATAATGTGCACTCCTGAGTTAAATTCTGAACTACTTCGAaaagggtttccttggtggctcagacaataaagaatccacctgcaatgcaggagacctaggttcaatccctcagttgggaagatcccctggtggagggcatggcaacccactccagtattcttgcctcgagaaacccatggacagaggagcctggcgggctacagtccatggggtcacaaagagttaggtacaactgagcgactaagcaaacaCACTCTGAAGGATGGCTTTACTTCAATATTTTTCTATCACGTTCCTTCcataaacacacaaaaaccaCTCATCTTCTCTACAACTATTGGACATGGACTGACTGAAAGGAAGCCCACAGGCCAAGTTAAGGGAAAGTTATAATGTGCTCATGTGAAATTtggggcattaaaaaaaaagcctgaatATCTGAAATAAACTCACCTCTAAACATCTATAAAGTGTTCTCATTTCATACTGAACTCTGTGCTTCTTGAAAATATGCACTGATTTGAGAAGAGTAAATCGTTCTATTTTCCTTGGAGGTTCATGTCTGGAAAATTAATGGGCAAAGCAACACACTTAAGTGATGTTAAAACCTGAGTCACTGATACCAAAGCATGATTCCACAATCTTGTAGGTCAGGCTCATGCTCAATTATAGGCATTAACTATCATTTACAGACTTCCATTTGTTAAGACTGTCATCTCTAACGACTGCTGCAATAAAACTTAGGCCAAAATAAACCCACAGAGAGCAACAGGAACATTTGCCACAGACCCAAAAAACAAGCCTTGGCATGCAAGTgctcgtgcacacacacacgcctctGGCTTTCACACCGTTGAGGACCTGCATAGACCAAATGTATGAGCTGGGGGAGCGGCAGCGTGTGTTGGACGCAGCTGTGGTATCTGCTGTGTGCATTACAGACACATTGGTAAGCACAAACTATAGTCTGTTAGAGGAAATGCGCGTGTTCCTTCAGTTTTGTTAGAAGGCAAGACTGGCAAAGCTCCAAATGGGCCTCGTTCAGCATCAGAGAGCAGATGACAAGACAAAGGAGGTATAGTTACACTTGACCCTGCAGAGACGTCAAGGCCATATGAAGCTCACTCTGCTCATGCATCCAAGTATTGGGTTGAGCGATGTTTCTTAAGGCAGTTTTAAAACAATGGATATAATAGCAAAGATCATCAAATCCAACAGGTCTGAAAAACTGTGTGTTCACCTAATCCACCTCCCTGCCCCATGGAGATTCCAGACACACAGGCTTCTTGGGACTcctaggtccatgccatttctagAGAAAGGATTCCTTCATTTTCCTTGTTCACTCAttctagtattttaaaattctggtagACAGGAAGGAATGATTCTGCTTAGAATAACAAACCTCAACTCTCTCCATCATGAGTTTCTGTCCTATTTTAAGAGCTCAGACCTAGCTGGGACTGGCACCATTTTCCTGACTGTGTTATAGCTGCTAACAGGTCAGATTAAGAAATTTCATACTTACACTTTAACAGAGATACCAAGTTCTTTAGCAGCAAGCACTGCAAAATATTCGTAACTGTCCAATACAGCCTTATCATGGCCTTTTACTAAAACTGACAGGCGCTTATACAATGTGTCCGGTTCATCAGAAATGGTTATCTGCAATTTTAAAACCAAGAAGAAAAGCTTCAGTCATGGTTCCTCTAATATTTAtactggaaaatttaaaatactatcctcaactgaacaacttcacagTTTACTTAAGTGGGGAGAAAAACGCATCTTTAAATATCTAGATACGACTACATTCAGATTCCAGAATGACCCTTAAGAATCAGTTATAATACAGTTTGAATCAAAAGGATTTTCAAGCAACCTACAAAATCACCAATGGAACCCTTTAGCTTAAGTTACTGAACCTCAAATACACAACAGGAAAGGACTTAGGGGTTTGTTAATAAAACTAGCCTGGTCAGAAGAACTGGACTGAGAATTAAACTCTCCCATTTCAAGCTGAATCACAACAGGCAAGTCATATACTAACCTCATTGCACTTTAGTTTTCTTATATATAAATAGGACAATACCTGTGCTATAGTTCATGGCATTTCTGCTGGGAACAAGTAAGAAAGCACAGATTTAAGTGCTTATAAATTATAAACATCATTAAACAAAAGCGAGCTATTGCTACTCATCTTCTTTTTATTAGGTCTATCCATGTTTATTTAGCCTGCCCTAATAGAAAAATGACTCATTTCTAATCAAAATGACTGTACATTTAACTTCTACCTCTTCTACCCTAATACTTACAGATCTTAAAATAATGGGTTTGACATTTCTGACTTTCTTCCAAGAGGTGAATTACTCTCGCTTCATGCATCCATCAAACCAATAATTTATATTGCTAATCCGATATTTCAGAGTTAAATCACTTTGCCCCTGAAAGTAGATCTACTTACTCACCAGGAAACTAGATACTCACTCGCAAGTACCCCCAAATATGGTTGTTGGAAGAACAAAAAATATTCACATACTATCCATAAGtgaagggacaacagaggggGAATATGGCCCTAAGATGTGTAATGACTAGTCTCTATAgagttttaaagatattttgaatCTGTTACAAATACTAAAAATCAAAAGATTTCACATAAATATTAGAATTTCATTTCATGTGGAAAACATAGACAATATGACATCCCTAGGTCTGATTTTCCACATAACACAAGTGGCTACAGCAAGTAGCAGCTGTCTTGCTTAAAAAGGGCACAGCCTGCCACTGTGGCCACCCCGTCACCTTTCCTTACAGGTCTGGCTCATGTAGGCATCTGGAGACTCAGCATTTATATATGCTATTAAGTGAAAACACTGAACCAGCAGTCTATTAGATATATCACAATTCCAttttggtgtgtgtggtgtgcataGATGATTATATATAGAGGTCTAGAAGGATTCATACCAAACTGTTAAAGGGGATTATTTTTTAGGGGTGGGACTGCAAGCATTTGGTTTGGAACTTGTAAGGATTTTATAAAAACTACAAATAACCCAAAAACTGGGTTGATGGAACCATGACTTTCAATGAAAGGAAACAAGGTTACACGGCTGCTCCTGGATTTTGCTTGTGATAATGCTCACTGTGAACAATAAAGCATTGTCCAGGCCCAGACTTACtgtcttaaaatgaaaataaagacttgaaggccacacacacacacacacacaaagacgcTTCTATACTATAATACCAAGTATTCAACATCATGGATTATGACAACTCTGCACACTGTATTGAGCTAAAAGCAAAAGACTGCTCAATCCCAGTTATCTGGGGtaaataatttattcaattaGCTCTCACCCTGACAGCCTGAACGCGACCCTGAGCACTCAGGGACATCAGAGAATACTTTCCTCAGCTCACTGTGCGCCTGCCAGTATtttagaacacattttttttatttgtaaagtgTTTGGGAAACAGCCTCAAATGAATAAGGAGGAAAATTTATCACTAATGTAGCTTCTTATGCCAAGAAATAGGGAGTGCATACCGTAGGCTTGGTCAAATCCTTGGGGACATCAACGTGTAGGTTTGAAAACTGTACCCACTTCATACTGGTGCTGCTATGTGTGGAAACAAAGAGAAATCTAAGTAAAACAGCCTAAGAGTCTATTTTCTTATCAATTTAGCAAATCCAATTATATACTTACAGAAGAAAGCCATCGTTTTTGGCTATATTGCTCCTAGAACTGCTTACTGAAAAATTCTTTGAACCCTTAAAAAAAGAGGAGATGTGTATTAGAATTGAAGTCAATTTCCAAACCAGTCATTGTTTCCATTAAAACCCAAGAGGATGCTTCAAACAAcaggttttctctttattttagatGAAGATATTGggataactggggcttcccaaatAGCGTAATggcaaagagtccacctgccaatgcaggagatccttgggtagggaaaatcccctggaaaaggaaatatcaacccactcaaatattcttgcctggacaatcccatggacagaggagtctggcgggctacaattcatgaggtGACAAAAGAGACACAACATAGGAActaaacaaaccaaacaaacaatTAGGGTAACTGAACTGTCAAATTAGgcttcatcaggaaaaaaaagaagacaatggTAGAGCTGATAATCAAAAAGGACTctcaaaataccacagactatcTTTTAAACTCAGgagcaagaatttttttaaaacaagcaatTCTCACATGAATAGCTATGAATTAAATATGtggatattaaggaaaaaaacatgtgACTTCATTTGACCATTATTTTTTACAGACTAAATGTATTTCAATATAATACAcattatacttaaatatttttgagcATTAAGAAAAAGTGCCTTTATAATTTACTGGGCTGGAATAAGAATTCTAAAGTACTCTTGAAGCTTTCAGCCTTTTCCAGCatatttatttcttgctttgGCTGGGAAAACTAGCTTATAAGTAACTAGCTATAACAACTAGTttataagaaaactgaaacacaCATTGGAATTTACACCCATCTTCTATCACTCCTGTGCCTCATACTGCATCAATCCAGCATTCCCAAATCCTGTATTATCAGCTCCCCCTGGTGGAACAAAACTTGCAGTTGTAGGAAATCTATCTTACTGTATGTAACACAAAATCGGCCActcgcttttttttttccttaagctttCCTGAGATTTAAAAGTGCAACCTGAGAAACTAGAAGCTTAAAAACACTTCAAAGTTGAGAATACCAGTTTAGTACAAAGTTAAAACAATGGAGGGTCACCTAAGTTGTTAAGAATGCCTACTCATAGCTTATTATCCTTTTCCCTCTCTTTACTGAACAAGGAGGCAAATCAAAACTTTCATAGTCTCCCTTGAATcaagggggaaaaacaaaaaagaaaggaaatcaagCACAACACCACCTGGTGGTAAGAGGTACAGGCCTTtctccacacacactcacagagaaGACTGCCTCCCGTGTTTGTGGGCCAATGAGCCGAGaaggaacggcaaaccacttcagtattcttgccttgagaaccccatgaacagtatgaaaaggcaaaatgataggatactgaaagagaaactccccaggtcagtaggtgcccaatatgctactggagatcagtggagaaataactctagaaagaatgaagggatggggccaaagcaaaaacaatacccagctgtggatgtgactggtgatagaagcaagggccgatgctgtaaagagcaatattgcataggaacctggaacgtcaggtccatgaatcaaggcaaattggaagtggtcaaacaagagatggcaagagtgaatgtcgacattctaggaatcaccgaac
Proteins encoded in this window:
- the MRPS10 gene encoding small ribosomal subunit protein uS10m isoform X1; translation: MAVRAVFGALGRRLWQGSKNFSVSSSRSNIAKNDGFLLSTSMKWVQFSNLHVDVPKDLTKPTITISDEPDTLYKRLSVLVKGHDKAVLDSYEYFAVLAAKELGISVKVHEPPRKIERFTLLKSVHIFKKHRVQYEMRTLYRCLELEHLTGSTADVYLEYIQRNLPEGVAMEVTKTRLEQLPEHIKKPVWETIPEEKGDSKS
- the MRPS10 gene encoding small ribosomal subunit protein uS10m isoform X2, translating into MAVRAVFGALGRRLWQGSKNFSVSSSRSNIAKNDGFLLTSMKWVQFSNLHVDVPKDLTKPTITISDEPDTLYKRLSVLVKGHDKAVLDSYEYFAVLAAKELGISVKVHEPPRKIERFTLLKSVHIFKKHRVQYEMRTLYRCLELEHLTGSTADVYLEYIQRNLPEGVAMEVTKTRLEQLPEHIKKPVWETIPEEKGDSKS